AGAACTGCTTCATCTTCAAGTACTCGCCCCGGCCAGGTACGGTGGCCTACGACCGAATCCCCGACGACGTTCCCGATGCCGTCAAGCGCGAGCGGAACAACCACCTGCTGGGCGTACAGGCCCGCATCGGCGAAGCGATCGGCCACGAGCAGATCGGGCAGACGTTCGACGTGCTCGTCGAGGGCTTGAGCCAGAAGCAACTCAAGGCGTCGGGCCTAACCAATGCCGCGCGCAAGCCGCGGACGATCGAGGTGACCATCGGCGGGTCGGCGGTCGCAACGGCGCCGATCGTCGAGGAGGTCGAAGACGCATCCGGCTTCGTCCAGGTCACCGGCCGCAGCGATGGCGACCTGATCATCCACTTCGACGCCGAAGATGCGCGGCACGCCCGCTCGCTCATCGGCCGCATCGTGCCGGTCCGGGTGGAATCTGCCAGCGGCCTCTCGCTCGGCGGACGACGCCTCCATCGTTGATGCCGCGTTGATATCGCTTCGATAGGCGGTTTCGCCGCCGTTTTTTGAGTTTTTGCGTACGTTCGGTGGGGATCGTCGGCGAGGGGGCCTAGTGTCACCCACATCCGCTTGTTGTGCGCCGGCAAGGCTTGAGACATCATTTGCTCGCCGCGCTGTTCGTGCGCACCGGGCATCGCAACAACGCCTCGAACCGCCCAACCGAAAGAGAGGGCCCGATGAAGCAGAGCTTGCGAAGGCTCATGACCGAAGACCTGCCGCAGAACTACGGCAAAGATCCCAACGTCGTGCGCGACACCGATAAGTATGTCGAAGAGTACGTGCACGGATTCGTGGACAAGTGGGACGAACTCATTGACTGGGATGAGCGCGCCAAGAGCGAGGGCGACTTCTTCATCGAGGAGTTGCGTCGCCGGGGCGTCAAGCGCGTCCTGGACGTTGCCGCCGGCACGGGATTCCACTCGATTCGATTGATCGAAGCGGGCTTCGACGTCGTGAGCGTCGACGGCAGCCCGACCATGCTTGCCAAGGCGTTCGAAAACGGCCGGCGGCGTGGGCACGTGCTCCGGACGCGCCACGCCGATTGGCGCTGGCTCAACCGTGACGTCATGGGCCGCTTCGACGCGGTGATCTGCCTGGGCAATTCGTTCACGCACCTGTTCAACGAGCGCGACCGCCGCAAGGCGCTGGCTGAGTATTACTCGGCCCTGGTGCACGACGGCGTGCTCATCCTCGATCAGCGCAACTATGACTCCATCCTCGACAACGGCTTCAAGAGCGATCACAAGCACTACTACTGCGGCGAGCAGGTGACCGCCGAGCCGGAGTACTTCGACGATGGACTGTGCCGTTTCTGCTACTCGTTCCCTGATGGCTCCAAGTACCACCTGAATATGTTCCCGCTGCGCAAGAACTACACGCGGCGGCTGCTGGGCGAGGTCGGCTTCCAGCGGATCGACACGTTCGGCGACTTCAAGGAAACCTACCACGAGGACGATCCGGACTTCTTCATCCACGTGGCCGAGAAGCGCTACGACTCGCTCGAGCCCGAGGCGGATTCGCCGGGAGACCTGACCAAATGAGCCACGCCCCCAGCACCGAGAAGGCCACCCAGACCGCGCGCGACTACTACAACAGCGCTGATGCGGACAACTTCTACGCCATCGTCTGGGGCGGGCAGGACATCCACATCGGTCTCTACGAGAGCCCGAGCGAGCCCATCGCCGACGCCAGCCGACGCACCGTCGACCACATGGCCGATCGCGTGGCCGATCACCTGACCAAGCTGGGCGACAAGGCCACCGTGCTGGACATCGGCGCCGGCTACGGCGGGGCCGCCCGGCGGCTCGTCGAGCGCTTCGGCTGCAAGGCCGTGTGCCTGAACCTGAGCGAGGCCGAGAACGAGCGCAACCGCCAGCTCACCGCCGAAGCCGGGATGCAGGACAACATCGAGGTCATCGACGGCAGCTTCGAAGACATTCCCATGCCCGATGGCGCCGCCACGCTTGTCTGGTCGCAGGACGCCATCCTGCACTCGGGCGATCGTCCCAAGGTGCTGGCCGAGGTCGACCGCGTGCTGGCCAGCGGCGGACGATTCGTCTTCACCGATCCGATGCGCAGCGACGACTGCCCCGAGGGCGTGCTCCAACCGATCCTTGATCGCATCCACCTGAGCGATCTTGGCTCTCCCGGCTTCTACCAAGACGAGGCAAAGAAGCTCGGCTGGAAGAACCATGGCTTCGAGGACCTGACGCACCAACTGGTCAACCACTACACCCGCGTACTCGAGACCACCGAGGAGCTTGGCTCCGAGCTGGAGGGCAAGGTTTCGCCGGATTACGTCGAGCGGATGAAGAAGGGCCTGGGCCACTGGATCGAGGGCGGCAAGGCCGGCCACCTGGCGTGGGGCATCTTCCACTTCGAGAAGCCGTAGAACCCGCGGACGCGGGAATACACACGACATCGGGAGCCGCCTGCATGAGCGAGCAAAAGCGCGAGGAGTCTTCGCCGGGCGCGGACATGCCCAGCATCGAGCTGGGCCCGCACTTCACGATGCACCCGGTCGTGTTCCCGGTCGCCGCATCGATCGTGATCGCCCTGGTGGTGGCCACGCTGCTGATTCCCGGCGAAGACGTGGGCGCCTTCTTCGGCGCCGTCAAGGACTGGATCGGCACGCGATTCGGCTGGCTCTACGTTGCCACGATGACGGCGCTGCTCGCCTTCGTCGCGTGGCTGGCGCTCAGCCGGCTGGGATCGATCAAGCTGGGCGGCGACGACGAAAAGCCCGAGTTCGGCGTGCTGAGTTGGTTCGCCATGCTCTTCAGCGCGGGCATGGGCATCGGCCTGGTCTTCTGGGCAGTGGCCGAGCCGGCGTATCACTACGCGAGCCCTCCGCCGGGCGTGGCGCAGGGTCTCGCGCCATCGCGCGTGTCGATGGCGGTCACGATCTTCCACTGGGGGCTGCACCCATGGGCGCTGTATGCCGCCGTGGGGCTCGGGCTGGCGTACTTCGGCTTTCGCAAGAAGATGCCACTGAGCTTTCGCAGCTTTCTGTATCCGATCTTCGGCGAGCGCGTGTGGGGCCCCCTGGGCGACGCGGTAGACGTGCTGGCCATTGTGGCGACGCTCACGGGCGTGGCCACCAGCCTGGGGCTGGGCGCCCAGCAGGTCAACGCCGGGCTTGGCTACCTCTTCGGCGTGCAGCAGGGCGCCGGCACGCAGGTCATGCTCATCGCCATCATCACCGCCATCGCGACGGTCTCGGTCGTTCTGGGGCTGAGCGCGGGCATCCGGCGTTTGAGCGAAGTCAATCTCGTGCTGGCCTTCCTGCTGCTGATCACCGTCGTCGTGGGCGGCGGGGTCGTCGCGTTCCTGGCCAGCACGGTGGAGAACACCGGGGCCTACCTGCAACTGCTGCCGTTCAATGCCCTTCGCACCGGCGCGGGCGGAGGCGAGGGCTCGACGTGGCTCAACGGCTGGACGGTCTTCTACTGGGCGTGGTGGATCAGTTGGTCGCCCTTCGTGGGCCTGTTCATCGCGCGCATCAGCCGGGGCAGGACGATCCGCCAATTCGTGCTGGGCGTCGTGCTCGTGCCCACGCTGGTGGGCATCGTGTGGCTGAGCGCCTTCGGCGGCGCGACGCTTCGCCAGCACACGGCCCACGAGCGCCTGGCGACCCTTGCCCAGGCCGACGTGCGGGCCGACGTTGACGCAGACGCGGATGCCCTAGCCCTTCCCACCTTCCCCGTCACGGTCGAGGGCTCGGACACGGTCATCACCCGGCCGCTGACGACGCTCGAGTACGTCGCGGACCCCGACGTCACGGTGGTTACCGAGGACGGCTCGTCCAACATCGATACGACCTCCACGGCGCTGTTCGTGCTGCTCGACTCGATGTTTGAGGCCAAGTGGATCGCGATGCTGGCTGCCGGCGTCGCGACGCTGTGCATCGTGCTGTTCTTCGTGACGTCCAGCGATTCGGCGTCGATGGTCATCGACATCATCGCCAGCGGCGGCAACCCCGATCCGCCCGTGGGCACGCGGCTGTTCTGGGCCATCAGCGAGGGCGTGGCCGCCGGCGTGCTGCTGCTCTCGGGTGGCTTACTGGCCCTGCAATCGGCCTCCATCGCCGCAGCACTGCCCTTCACGCTGGTGCTGATCGTGGCGTGCTTCGGGCTGACCAAGGCGTTGCTGGCCGAGCCGGTGGCCCGACGCGTGCCAGGGCCGATCAGCGGGCGGCCGGGCTCGAAGCGCCTGTAGCCGCGACCCGCCTGCTGGCAACCCGAACGCCGCGCGCAATACCTTCGCGCGTCATCGACCCGCCCATAGCATGATGCCTGAGCCGCAGCAGCGGCCAAGGGGGGCGTCATGCATTACGGTGGTTTCCGGGTTCTCGGGATCGCGATCCTGCAGGGCTTCTTTGGTTGTGCGCTGGCGGCAGCGCAGGTCGAGGCTCCGCCGGCCGAGGTCGTCTACCACGGCGGGACGATCATCACGATGGACGATGACCGGCCGCTGGCCGAAGCCGTCGCGGTGCGTGGCGGGCGCATCGTGGCCATAGGCGACGCCGACGAGGTGATGCGCCTGGCCGGAGCGGACACGTCCATCGTGGATCTGGGCGACCAGGCGCTCCTGCCGGGCTTCGTCGATTCGCACGGGCACGGCTACGTGCTGGGCATCCAGGCGACGACCGCCAACCTGCTGCCACCGCCCGATGGGCTGGGCGCCGACGTCGCGTCGTTGCAGGCGTTGCTGCGCGACTGGGCCGAAGCGAATGCCCAGGCCATCGAGCGCGTGGGCTGGATCGCGGGCTTCGGCTACGACGACGCCCAGCTCGCCGAGGGACGACACCCCACGCGCGACGACCTCGACGCCGTCTCGACCGACGTGCCGATCATCATCATCCACCAGAGCGGGCACCTGGGCGTCGCGAACAGCAAGGCCCTGGAACTGGCGGGCGTGACGGCCGAGACCGAGGATCCGGCTGGCGGCGTATTCCGCCGGCGCGCCGGTTCGCGCGAGCCCAACGGCGTGTGCGAGGAGTACGCCTTCTTCGCCGTGCTGGCCAAGCTCAGCG
This portion of the Phycisphaerales bacterium genome encodes:
- a CDS encoding class I SAM-dependent methyltransferase, whose amino-acid sequence is MKQSLRRLMTEDLPQNYGKDPNVVRDTDKYVEEYVHGFVDKWDELIDWDERAKSEGDFFIEELRRRGVKRVLDVAAGTGFHSIRLIEAGFDVVSVDGSPTMLAKAFENGRRRGHVLRTRHADWRWLNRDVMGRFDAVICLGNSFTHLFNERDRRKALAEYYSALVHDGVLILDQRNYDSILDNGFKSDHKHYYCGEQVTAEPEYFDDGLCRFCYSFPDGSKYHLNMFPLRKNYTRRLLGEVGFQRIDTFGDFKETYHEDDPDFFIHVAEKRYDSLEPEADSPGDLTK
- a CDS encoding methyltransferase domain-containing protein, with protein sequence MSHAPSTEKATQTARDYYNSADADNFYAIVWGGQDIHIGLYESPSEPIADASRRTVDHMADRVADHLTKLGDKATVLDIGAGYGGAARRLVERFGCKAVCLNLSEAENERNRQLTAEAGMQDNIEVIDGSFEDIPMPDGAATLVWSQDAILHSGDRPKVLAEVDRVLASGGRFVFTDPMRSDDCPEGVLQPILDRIHLSDLGSPGFYQDEAKKLGWKNHGFEDLTHQLVNHYTRVLETTEELGSELEGKVSPDYVERMKKGLGHWIEGGKAGHLAWGIFHFEKP
- a CDS encoding BCCT family transporter, with the protein product MSEQKREESSPGADMPSIELGPHFTMHPVVFPVAASIVIALVVATLLIPGEDVGAFFGAVKDWIGTRFGWLYVATMTALLAFVAWLALSRLGSIKLGGDDEKPEFGVLSWFAMLFSAGMGIGLVFWAVAEPAYHYASPPPGVAQGLAPSRVSMAVTIFHWGLHPWALYAAVGLGLAYFGFRKKMPLSFRSFLYPIFGERVWGPLGDAVDVLAIVATLTGVATSLGLGAQQVNAGLGYLFGVQQGAGTQVMLIAIITAIATVSVVLGLSAGIRRLSEVNLVLAFLLLITVVVGGGVVAFLASTVENTGAYLQLLPFNALRTGAGGGEGSTWLNGWTVFYWAWWISWSPFVGLFIARISRGRTIRQFVLGVVLVPTLVGIVWLSAFGGATLRQHTAHERLATLAQADVRADVDADADALALPTFPVTVEGSDTVITRPLTTLEYVADPDVTVVTEDGSSNIDTTSTALFVLLDSMFEAKWIAMLAAGVATLCIVLFFVTSSDSASMVIDIIASGGNPDPPVGTRLFWAISEGVAAGVLLLSGGLLALQSASIAAALPFTLVLIVACFGLTKALLAEPVARRVPGPISGRPGSKRL